Proteins encoded in a region of the Candidatus Aminicenantes bacterium genome:
- a CDS encoding response regulator: MRPHQRKKFCTVATWHCTAPRQTAVTARKWNFPGRNPRKKEEHMQQVQATWNQYSEALERMDGDKGFLDELVDIYYTDVSQRLDALHKAIEMKDFEVIRHEAHTLKGASANLSLESLREISAQLEVAGHESDLEKARDALERFIVQFAELFHPHQNPDNKVDLNPSPSSRQKAHTVLIIDDDPVTVKLLCNHFEKLDWTVQTAENGTRGLELALEKKPDLLITDMLLPGTHGVEICRRVKQDPLLKHTRIVMITSVYNKMSYLNGDMDCEKDGFMEKPVNTDKLNQTVSRLFPAAAASRESAEN, encoded by the coding sequence ATGAGACCACACCAGCGGAAAAAATTCTGCACCGTAGCGACATGGCATTGTACCGCGCCAAGGCAAACGGCCGTGACCGCGCGGAAATGGAATTTTCCGGGGAGGAATCCCCGCAAAAAGGAGGAACATATGCAACAAGTGCAGGCCACATGGAATCAATACAGTGAAGCACTGGAAAGAATGGATGGAGACAAGGGGTTCCTGGATGAACTCGTTGACATCTACTACACCGATGTTTCGCAGCGGCTGGATGCATTGCACAAGGCCATTGAAATGAAGGATTTCGAGGTGATCCGCCACGAAGCCCACACCCTCAAGGGCGCTTCCGCCAACCTGAGCCTGGAATCCCTGCGCGAAATTTCCGCCCAGCTTGAGGTCGCGGGGCATGAAAGCGACCTCGAGAAGGCGCGCGATGCCCTGGAACGTTTCATCGTTCAATTCGCGGAGTTGTTCCATCCCCATCAAAACCCCGACAACAAGGTCGATCTCAATCCGTCGCCGTCAAGCCGGCAAAAAGCACACACGGTCCTGATCATCGACGACGATCCGGTGACGGTTAAACTGCTGTGCAATCATTTCGAAAAACTGGACTGGACGGTGCAGACCGCCGAGAACGGAACCCGGGGCCTGGAACTGGCCCTGGAAAAGAAACCCGACCTGTTGATCACGGATATGCTGCTGCCCGGGACACACGGCGTGGAAATCTGTCGCCGGGTCAAGCAGGACCCCCTGCTCAAGCATACCCGGATTGTGATGATCACCAGTGTATACAACAAAATGAGCTACCTGAATGGAGACATGGATTGTGAGAAAGACGGTTTCATGGAGAAACCCGTCAACACGGACAAACTTAACCAAACCGTCAGCCGGCTGTTTCCCGCCGCTGCCGCGTCACGGGAGAGCGCCGAAAATTAG
- a CDS encoding response regulator, with the protein MTQSTTRLEAACLPCDESLFSQFFAGAPEAIAIIDPSGRTIRVNPEFVNMFGYTQAEILGRKLDRFICPANRKTAAADLTERTVRGERVVAETRRKRKDGSLIDVSLVSTSIAAGGKTKAVFGIYRDISVRKQAEHQLLAYTHELSQRVREIDCLNRIARMKCGGKTPCHVVMQNIVDIIPSAFQHPQKTCVRLEIEDHVFQSESFKQTPWKISTPIRLDNHVAGRLSVFMRERVPPLSRKPFLPAEKNVIKSIAAEIALIVKSKKWRDGKERETAKLAAMIAGMEEGVIFADNQDRIVEINRYMLKLVKKKRNEIIGKSIWDFHDEAVARRIKPVIQHFKGKHNCKPRQVQRRILGMETILRLQPIYRKKKYEGIIFNLLDVTDLVDAKKKAQETSRMKSSFLANMSHEIRTPMNGVIGMTELALGTELDREQRQYLESIQTSADSLMQILNDILDISKIEARKIRFEAIPFDLPQLVHSTLTLHAPLAQSKGLELAYHMSALSFDTAVGDPVRLRQVVSNLLSNAVKFTSEGEILVCVKELSRKGDQARLQFSVRDTGIGIPEDKRKAIFQSFIQADNSITRHFGGTGLGLTISRQLVELMGGDIQVETNPEGGSRFTFAIDLPVRRNPDTARNAPAADSLQDFSVLIVDDNATNRNILANMLRKQRMRPTAVCGGEAALAAVEKSMRENNPFDILLVDAQMPGMDGFSLVREIRQRFTAMISPVVMLSSFDAHENRQSHTDLRISASLLKPVRQSDLLTTLRELTVTIDRGGADTHELPQARTRESRRILVAEDNAVNQLVARRMLEKMGHRVHVANNGVEALAALENENFDLVLMDIQMPQMDGREATRSIRRKEAATPRSRRLPIIAMTANAMSWNREEYLRDGMDDYISKPVNSDGLARVIRKFKAAPGIKGSVA; encoded by the coding sequence ATGACACAATCAACAACCCGTTTGGAAGCGGCATGCCTGCCGTGCGACGAATCCCTCTTTTCACAGTTTTTCGCCGGCGCGCCCGAAGCCATCGCCATTATCGACCCCTCGGGCCGGACCATACGTGTAAATCCGGAATTCGTCAACATGTTCGGTTACACGCAAGCGGAAATCCTGGGGCGCAAACTGGACCGTTTCATCTGCCCCGCGAATCGAAAAACAGCAGCCGCGGATCTGACGGAACGGACCGTTCGGGGGGAACGGGTGGTTGCGGAAACCCGGCGCAAACGCAAAGACGGGTCTTTGATCGATGTTTCGCTGGTTTCCACATCGATCGCCGCCGGCGGCAAGACAAAGGCCGTATTCGGTATATACCGCGACATATCCGTGCGCAAGCAGGCGGAACATCAACTGCTGGCATACACCCATGAATTGTCGCAACGCGTCAGGGAAATCGACTGCCTCAACCGCATCGCGCGCATGAAGTGCGGCGGGAAAACCCCATGCCACGTCGTCATGCAAAACATCGTCGACATCATTCCGTCCGCTTTTCAACACCCGCAAAAAACCTGCGTGCGCCTGGAAATCGAAGACCATGTTTTTCAAAGCGAAAGCTTCAAGCAAACCCCGTGGAAAATTTCCACCCCCATCCGCCTCGACAACCATGTGGCCGGGAGGTTGAGCGTGTTCATGCGGGAACGGGTGCCGCCGTTGAGCCGCAAGCCGTTTCTGCCCGCAGAAAAGAACGTGATCAAATCGATCGCCGCCGAAATCGCCCTGATCGTCAAGAGCAAGAAATGGCGGGATGGCAAAGAGCGGGAAACCGCCAAGCTGGCCGCCATGATCGCCGGCATGGAAGAGGGAGTGATATTCGCCGACAACCAGGACCGCATCGTGGAGATCAACCGCTACATGCTGAAACTGGTCAAAAAGAAAAGAAACGAAATCATCGGCAAGTCGATCTGGGACTTTCACGACGAGGCCGTAGCCAGGCGAATCAAACCCGTCATCCAACACTTCAAAGGTAAGCATAACTGCAAGCCCAGGCAAGTCCAGCGCCGCATACTGGGCATGGAAACCATCCTGCGCCTGCAGCCCATCTACCGCAAAAAAAAGTACGAGGGCATCATATTCAACCTGCTGGACGTCACGGATCTGGTTGATGCCAAGAAAAAGGCCCAGGAAACCAGCCGCATGAAGAGCAGCTTCCTGGCCAACATGAGCCATGAAATCCGCACACCCATGAACGGCGTCATCGGCATGACCGAACTGGCCCTCGGCACGGAACTTGATCGCGAACAACGGCAATACCTGGAATCGATCCAGACATCCGCGGATTCGCTGATGCAGATCCTCAACGATATCCTGGACATCTCCAAAATCGAGGCCCGCAAGATCCGGTTTGAAGCCATCCCCTTCGACCTGCCGCAACTGGTGCACAGTACATTGACGCTTCACGCCCCCCTGGCCCAGTCCAAGGGCCTGGAACTGGCGTACCACATGTCCGCGCTCTCTTTCGACACGGCGGTAGGTGACCCGGTGCGCCTGCGCCAGGTAGTATCCAACCTGCTCTCCAACGCCGTAAAATTCACCAGCGAAGGAGAGATCCTGGTATGCGTAAAAGAACTTTCCCGCAAAGGGGACCAGGCGCGCCTGCAGTTCAGTGTCAGAGACACGGGAATCGGCATTCCCGAAGACAAGCGCAAGGCGATCTTTCAATCCTTTATTCAGGCCGACAACTCCATTACCCGCCATTTCGGCGGCACAGGCCTGGGGTTGACCATCTCCAGGCAACTGGTCGAGTTGATGGGCGGCGACATCCAGGTGGAGACGAATCCCGAAGGCGGCAGCCGTTTTACTTTCGCCATCGACCTTCCCGTGCGCCGGAATCCCGATACTGCGAGAAACGCGCCGGCAGCCGATTCGTTACAGGATTTCAGCGTGCTCATCGTTGACGACAACGCCACCAACCGGAATATTCTTGCCAATATGCTACGCAAACAGCGCATGCGGCCCACGGCGGTATGCGGCGGTGAGGCGGCCCTGGCGGCCGTGGAAAAATCGATGCGGGAAAACAATCCCTTTGACATCCTGCTGGTGGACGCGCAGATGCCGGGAATGGACGGATTCAGCCTGGTGCGGGAGATCCGCCAACGTTTCACGGCCATGATATCACCCGTCGTCATGCTGTCTTCTTTTGACGCACACGAGAACCGGCAATCGCACACGGATCTGCGCATCTCAGCTTCCCTGCTGAAACCGGTGCGCCAGTCCGACCTGCTGACCACACTGCGCGAGTTGACCGTAACCATTGACCGTGGCGGGGCCGATACCCATGAGCTTCCCCAGGCACGCACCCGGGAATCCCGGCGCATTCTGGTGGCGGAGGACAACGCGGTGAACCAGCTCGTGGCGCGCAGAATGCTGGAAAAGATGGGTCACCGGGTCCACGTGGCAAACAACGGCGTGGAAGCCCTGGCGGCGCTCGAGAACGAGAATTTCGACCTGGTATTGATGGACATCCAGATGCCGCAAATGGACGGGCGCGAAGCCACGCGCAGTATCCGCAGAAAGGAAGCCGCCACACCACGAAGCCGGCGGCTGCCCATTATCGCCATGACGGCAAACGCCATGTCCTGGAACCGCGAGGAATACCTGCGTGACGGCATGGACGATTACATATCCAAACCAGTGAACAGCGACGGGCTGGCCCGGGTCATCCGCAAATTCAAAGCGGCGCCCGGGATCAAAGGATCGGTTGCATGA
- a CDS encoding diguanylate cyclase → MINLLIADDDNVSRIMVEKSARSQGFNVFIATDGDAAMNIIRGENIHIAILDWMMPRVSGIELCRHMRRQNASEYQYIILCTARNQSEDIVEGLNAGADDYITKPYKIRELEARLRIGKRIIDLQHKLIRTQEKLKRMAIHDSLTSLLNHGEISRILEEQWLQTRREKRPLGVILLDIDHFKTVNDRYGHQAGDAVLVEISRRLKECMRPYDKVGRYGGEEFLALLPNCDHANTARIAERIRRRISATPVTAFEHEHHITISLGGTVVEADETTPAEKILHRSDMALYRAKANGRDRAEMEFSGEESPQKGGTYATSAGHMESIQ, encoded by the coding sequence ATGATCAACTTACTGATTGCCGACGACGACAACGTTTCCCGCATTATGGTGGAGAAATCCGCCCGTAGCCAGGGATTCAATGTATTCATCGCCACCGACGGTGACGCGGCCATGAATATCATCCGCGGGGAAAACATCCACATCGCCATCCTGGACTGGATGATGCCCAGGGTGTCGGGAATCGAGCTGTGCCGCCATATGCGGCGTCAAAACGCGTCCGAATACCAGTACATCATCCTATGCACGGCCCGCAACCAATCCGAAGACATCGTCGAGGGGCTGAACGCGGGCGCGGATGACTACATCACCAAGCCGTACAAAATCAGGGAACTGGAGGCGCGCCTGCGAATCGGCAAACGCATCATCGACCTGCAACACAAACTGATACGCACCCAGGAAAAATTGAAACGCATGGCCATCCATGACAGTTTAACAAGTCTGCTGAACCATGGCGAGATCTCCCGCATCCTGGAGGAACAGTGGCTGCAGACCCGCAGGGAGAAGCGGCCCCTTGGCGTTATCCTGCTGGATATCGACCATTTCAAAACCGTCAACGACCGTTACGGCCACCAGGCCGGAGACGCGGTACTGGTGGAAATTTCCCGCCGACTGAAAGAGTGTATGCGACCATATGACAAGGTCGGCCGCTACGGCGGTGAAGAGTTCCTGGCGCTGTTGCCGAACTGCGATCACGCGAACACCGCAAGAATCGCCGAAAGGATTCGCCGCCGGATCTCCGCCACTCCGGTGACCGCCTTTGAACACGAGCATCACATTACCATCAGCCTGGGCGGCACGGTCGTCGAAGCGGATGAGACCACACCAGCGGAAAAAATTCTGCACCGTAGCGACATGGCATTGTACCGCGCCAAGGCAAACGGCCGTGACCGCGCGGAAATGGAATTTTCCGGGGAGGAATCCCCGCAAAAAGGAGGAACATATGCAACAAGTGCAGGCCACATGGAATCAATACAGTGA